One Candidatus Methylacidithermus pantelleriae genomic window carries:
- a CDS encoding PD-(D/E)XK nuclease family protein: protein MERAPRGLAYGLEVSSTRELHEVFCQLWETWRTPTVSDCPRPAWIALPEPGAIEGFKRSLLSCGLPIFRVEFLGPAALRERLLVAYGLPDPPVLPRWIQKWLMEETLRRYLSHSETPQDPLIQSLAQDPAPLLESLELLAFLGIPYEELPLFRRYPDLAQAWLAFMRQIPFCDPLYSFELAKRRLQDQSIRLPGDFFAVGFGPEHAATGFLRWLELAFQSFENVALLALRSQGEDPRLARHWEMWVAHWFGANAAHSVFPAARTPLENKEGPTWKFFLTPDQESQRELAVRVAKSWLSRSPDRNARLGIVLPRSNAFALALADSLEKEGLPFFCQLPLFSKPRHEQRFLALWILLQNEGLRSVTLVEFWKVAWLIGSALCSLAGQELTPAELETFLWDQAARTLCQNLLGTVPSNPDGLAGMPPALEAFCLEYAKRRWPAQAPLGDFCRHLVDDASWLLGREWAEALESLFYEDLGSIEELFSRPVERTGAVRFLELFLTQTQPERRGSPWAPIHLCSPQSAVLDRWESLLLLSVNQGIWDSARTVPPPFSEVREGLGCSCEPAQEKMTTSTPFWEMVIAEPIPVAAQWERFHRAVDREIFCVAAAYDELETLHEWEVAPLFIEAWNRLRPHTPWQEAYTLALLETSRRALTSYELGSSPHLPQPQLDELARIHRLRRDPTKPFDSHSFFVSNPLDIAQETPPLAATEAETILCSPAYAYFSLFLKLEGKPREWTEEQLLALFEGQILHEALARSLPLSCQNRSFGPAFNWSAWEPLPSHWGSLWQKELDRYLKGKKLWLENSFFSSPPGPPPWWESYWLELLAAAQELRQKTLSLWESAGRPSWAATELKLLVPKELAKNILGTPWDWKGKVDLVFLDQPPGTHSSQAWIIDYKTSTNASFFHQEKVLASGTHFQLVVYCALFRALAGAQLSTYAATVPLASQKMPQWSFVDPFAPVYEPLWATLRAAWQSGQFGQAERVKPRYGKGLPFPKSMLPLETGILENKWKLSFPLCHWERAF from the coding sequence ATGGAACGAGCGCCTAGGGGTTTAGCCTACGGGCTGGAAGTGAGTTCAACCCGTGAGCTTCACGAAGTTTTCTGTCAGCTGTGGGAGACGTGGCGAACCCCAACTGTTTCCGATTGTCCGCGGCCTGCTTGGATCGCCCTTCCCGAGCCTGGAGCGATCGAAGGATTCAAGCGGAGCCTTCTTTCCTGCGGGCTTCCGATCTTCCGGGTCGAGTTTCTCGGGCCCGCGGCCCTGCGAGAACGGCTGCTCGTAGCCTATGGTTTGCCGGATCCCCCGGTACTGCCCCGATGGATCCAAAAGTGGCTCATGGAGGAAACGCTACGCCGCTACCTTTCCCATTCGGAGACCCCACAGGACCCTCTTATTCAAAGCCTCGCTCAGGACCCGGCTCCTCTCTTAGAGAGCCTGGAACTTCTAGCTTTCTTGGGAATCCCCTACGAAGAGCTTCCCCTTTTCCGTCGATACCCGGATTTGGCACAGGCTTGGCTAGCGTTCATGCGGCAAATCCCTTTCTGCGACCCGCTCTATTCCTTCGAGCTTGCTAAACGACGGCTTCAAGACCAGTCGATCCGTTTGCCGGGAGATTTTTTTGCCGTTGGATTCGGGCCTGAACATGCCGCAACCGGGTTCCTCCGGTGGCTGGAACTTGCTTTTCAGTCCTTTGAAAACGTGGCGTTACTGGCTCTTAGGTCCCAAGGGGAAGATCCCCGGCTGGCTCGCCATTGGGAGATGTGGGTTGCCCATTGGTTTGGCGCGAATGCCGCCCATTCCGTTTTTCCAGCCGCCCGCACACCCCTGGAAAACAAGGAAGGACCCACCTGGAAATTCTTCCTCACCCCAGACCAGGAAAGCCAGCGGGAATTGGCCGTGCGCGTGGCAAAGTCGTGGCTCTCACGAAGCCCCGACCGGAATGCTCGCTTGGGAATCGTCCTTCCCCGGTCCAACGCTTTTGCCCTGGCCCTGGCCGACTCCTTGGAAAAGGAAGGCCTTCCCTTCTTTTGCCAGCTCCCCCTTTTTTCAAAACCCAGGCACGAACAACGGTTTCTTGCCCTCTGGATTTTGCTTCAGAACGAGGGACTGCGCAGCGTCACCTTGGTGGAGTTTTGGAAGGTTGCCTGGCTCATAGGGAGTGCCCTTTGCAGCCTCGCAGGACAAGAGCTCACCCCGGCCGAGCTTGAGACATTCCTCTGGGATCAGGCGGCCCGGACCCTTTGCCAGAATCTTCTGGGAACTGTCCCATCTAACCCCGATGGGCTTGCCGGAATGCCTCCCGCGCTGGAAGCTTTTTGCCTGGAATATGCTAAGCGCCGGTGGCCAGCCCAAGCCCCCTTGGGGGATTTCTGTCGCCACCTGGTCGATGACGCTAGCTGGCTTTTGGGGCGTGAGTGGGCGGAAGCCCTCGAGTCGCTTTTCTACGAGGATCTGGGGTCAATCGAGGAGCTTTTCTCGCGCCCGGTGGAACGCACTGGTGCTGTCCGGTTTTTGGAGCTCTTTCTTACCCAAACGCAACCCGAGCGCAGGGGCTCTCCCTGGGCGCCTATCCACCTCTGTTCCCCCCAATCGGCCGTCCTGGACCGGTGGGAAAGTCTTCTGCTTTTATCCGTAAACCAGGGCATCTGGGATTCGGCCCGGACCGTCCCTCCCCCTTTTAGCGAAGTCAGGGAAGGCTTGGGTTGTTCTTGCGAACCGGCCCAAGAAAAGATGACCACGTCGACCCCCTTTTGGGAGATGGTGATAGCCGAACCCATCCCGGTCGCAGCCCAGTGGGAACGCTTCCACCGGGCAGTGGACAGAGAAATTTTTTGCGTCGCAGCCGCCTACGACGAACTAGAGACCCTGCACGAATGGGAAGTCGCACCCCTTTTCATCGAAGCCTGGAATCGTCTTCGACCCCATACACCCTGGCAGGAGGCCTACACCCTAGCACTGCTGGAGACAAGTCGCCGCGCGTTGACGAGCTACGAGCTCGGGTCCTCTCCCCATCTCCCACAGCCACAGCTTGACGAGCTGGCTCGAATCCATCGGCTCCGGCGCGACCCAACCAAACCCTTCGATTCCCATAGTTTTTTCGTTAGCAACCCACTGGACATTGCCCAAGAGACCCCTCCGCTGGCAGCGACGGAAGCCGAAACGATCCTCTGTTCTCCCGCTTATGCCTATTTCTCCCTTTTTCTTAAGCTCGAAGGCAAACCGCGGGAATGGACCGAGGAACAGCTTCTTGCGCTTTTCGAGGGGCAAATCCTCCACGAAGCTCTTGCGAGAAGCCTGCCGCTTAGTTGCCAGAATCGATCCTTTGGACCGGCTTTCAACTGGAGCGCATGGGAACCTTTGCCCTCCCACTGGGGCTCCCTTTGGCAAAAAGAACTCGATCGATATTTGAAAGGGAAAAAACTCTGGCTGGAGAACTCGTTTTTTTCCTCCCCTCCCGGTCCTCCGCCCTGGTGGGAAAGCTACTGGCTGGAACTTTTGGCTGCCGCGCAAGAGCTTAGGCAAAAAACTCTTTCCCTTTGGGAAAGCGCGGGACGCCCCTCCTGGGCAGCAACCGAGCTTAAGCTTTTGGTCCCAAAAGAGCTTGCCAAGAATATTCTGGGAACCCCCTGGGATTGGAAGGGGAAAGTGGATCTTGTTTTCCTCGATCAGCCGCCTGGCACCCATTCAAGCCAGGCTTGGATTATCGACTATAAGACCTCAACCAACGCTTCTTTCTTTCACCAGGAGAAAGTCCTAGCAAGTGGAACCCATTTTCAACTGGTGGTCTACTGCGCGCTTTTTCGGGCATTGGCAGGGGCCCAACTGTCCACCTATGCCGCAACCGTTCCCCTTGCCTCGCAGAAAATGCCCCAGTGGTCCTTCGTCGATCCTTTCGCGCCAGTTTATGAACCTCTCTGGGCGACGCTCCGCGCAGCGTGGCAATCGGGACAGTTTGGCCAAGCAGAAAGAGTTAAGCCTCGCTATGGAAAAGGACTTCCGTTTCCCAAGAGTATGCTTCCCCTGGAAACAGGAATACTCGAAAACAAATGGAAGCTTAGTTTCCCTCTGTGCCACTGGGAACGAGCTTTTTAG
- a CDS encoding 4a-hydroxytetrahydrobiopterin dehydratase, which yields MAQLAKEKCTACRVGAPQVSEEEAREFLQQLPGWEIVELDGIRRLKKVFRFPDFAKALAFTQRVGELAEQEGHHPAILLEWGRVTVQWWTHKIKGLHRNDFIMAAKTDELTKE from the coding sequence ATGGCTCAGTTAGCTAAGGAAAAATGCACAGCTTGCCGGGTAGGAGCTCCCCAAGTGAGCGAGGAGGAAGCCAGGGAATTTCTCCAGCAGTTGCCGGGGTGGGAGATCGTTGAGCTGGACGGGATTCGCCGGCTTAAGAAGGTGTTCCGATTTCCTGATTTTGCCAAAGCGCTGGCGTTTACCCAGCGGGTAGGGGAGCTTGCGGAACAGGAAGGGCATCATCCTGCAATCCTCCTGGAGTGGGGTCGTGTCACGGTCCAGTGGTGGACCCATAAGATTAAGGGCTTGCACCGGAATGATTTCATTATGGCAGCCAAGACGGACGAACTAACCAAAGAGTAA
- a CDS encoding TlyA family RNA methyltransferase yields MKSPRERLDRLLVQRGIFPSREKAQAAILAGEVWVGGGRAQKPSLLVSPQDEIRISAKPRYVSRGGYKLEAALQHFGLSPQNWVCLDVGASTGGFTDCLLQHGARRVVAIDVGRGQLNARLRADSRVEIHEGVNARYLQRESFPDPFDLATIDVSFISLRLVLPRIVPLVRPQGYLCVLIKPQFEAGPRQVPKGGVVRDPKVREEVIQSLRVWLAREDLPCQEKGIFPSPVLGSHGNQEIFWLLQRTPN; encoded by the coding sequence ATGAAGTCTCCACGGGAACGCCTGGATCGCCTTCTTGTGCAACGGGGGATTTTCCCCTCTCGCGAAAAGGCCCAAGCCGCCATTCTGGCCGGGGAGGTGTGGGTAGGCGGGGGACGTGCCCAGAAACCTTCTTTGCTGGTCAGTCCTCAAGACGAAATCCGGATTTCGGCCAAACCTCGTTACGTAAGCCGTGGCGGATACAAGCTGGAAGCAGCCTTGCAGCATTTTGGTCTTTCCCCACAGAACTGGGTCTGTCTTGACGTGGGAGCCTCTACCGGAGGATTTACTGACTGCCTTTTGCAGCATGGAGCGCGCCGAGTGGTCGCCATTGACGTGGGGCGAGGCCAATTGAACGCCCGGTTGCGAGCCGACTCTCGGGTCGAAATTCACGAGGGCGTGAATGCCCGATATCTGCAACGGGAATCTTTCCCAGACCCCTTTGATCTGGCAACGATCGATGTTTCTTTCATTTCCCTGCGGCTGGTCCTTCCCCGGATCGTTCCCTTGGTTCGTCCCCAAGGCTACCTTTGTGTGCTTATCAAACCCCAGTTTGAAGCAGGACCGAGGCAGGTTCCCAAAGGGGGAGTGGTGCGGGATCCTAAGGTCCGCGAGGAAGTGATCCAATCCTTGCGTGTTTGGCTTGCCCGTGAGGATCTCCCTTGCCAAGAAAAAGGAATTTTTCCCTCACCGGTTCTGGGATCCCATGGGAATCAAGAGATCTTCTGGCTTCTCCAAAGAACACCCAACTGA
- a CDS encoding DUF971 domain-containing protein: MAQPSYPRLIEQVGQELAIAWSDGTESFLPLERLRKACPCALCQGEPDVTGQRVTASMQKYSPRSFQLVGWRLVGSYALQLRWADGHDTGLYPFSYLKDLGREGGFREPS; this comes from the coding sequence ATGGCGCAACCATCCTATCCTCGACTCATTGAGCAGGTAGGGCAAGAGCTAGCCATCGCGTGGTCGGACGGGACGGAGAGTTTTCTTCCGCTGGAGCGACTTCGGAAAGCGTGTCCTTGCGCGCTTTGCCAGGGAGAACCAGATGTGACAGGGCAACGGGTTACAGCTTCTATGCAAAAGTATTCTCCGCGGAGTTTCCAGCTTGTGGGATGGCGGCTTGTGGGGAGCTACGCTTTGCAACTCCGATGGGCTGACGGTCATGATACAGGCCTTTATCCCTTCTCCTACCTCAAGGATCTTGGGCGGGAGGGCGGATTCAGAGAGCCCTCGTAG
- the tilS gene encoding tRNA lysidine(34) synthetase TilS, with product METLGSQDGTIARYTGSRVVDQSWGTKRPGRSCQRHPLVQVVEALPPRVMAGVSGGMDSRALLHALACAGKEVIVVHWDHAWRTDSWQDREWVEKLASGYGFPCLWERACSSGKRSEAEARRERWAFFLRASQQCGCSELVLAHHADDQVETVLFRLFRGTAGGAGGMRARSRQNGLTVHRPWLGFWKEDIFQYACREGLQWREDSSNEELRYVRNRLRRELFPWVERNLRLPARRSLLRFAQIQQELVDWLDVVVAPHVENPVLNVATLRALPVAVARHLVFRWLQSRGVHDIGFDEVEGVRHLADPGAASRCNLPCGWHARRRAGNIVVETR from the coding sequence ATGGAAACTTTGGGAAGCCAGGATGGGACAATAGCCCGTTACACAGGCTCGAGGGTCGTGGATCAGTCGTGGGGAACGAAAAGACCCGGTCGTTCCTGCCAGCGGCACCCGCTTGTGCAGGTAGTGGAAGCGTTGCCCCCGCGGGTCATGGCGGGGGTATCCGGCGGGATGGATTCCAGGGCTCTTTTGCATGCTTTGGCTTGTGCGGGAAAGGAGGTCATTGTGGTCCATTGGGATCACGCTTGGAGGACCGATAGTTGGCAGGATCGGGAGTGGGTGGAGAAACTTGCCTCTGGCTACGGGTTTCCGTGCCTTTGGGAGCGGGCTTGCAGCTCGGGGAAGCGCAGCGAGGCCGAAGCGCGAAGGGAGCGGTGGGCCTTTTTTTTGCGAGCAAGCCAGCAATGTGGTTGCTCGGAGCTCGTTCTTGCCCATCATGCGGATGACCAGGTCGAGACGGTTCTTTTCCGGCTGTTTCGGGGGACGGCTGGCGGCGCCGGAGGCATGCGTGCTCGATCCCGCCAGAATGGTCTTACGGTGCACCGACCCTGGTTAGGATTTTGGAAGGAAGACATTTTCCAGTATGCTTGCCGGGAGGGACTCCAGTGGCGGGAGGATTCATCGAACGAGGAGCTTCGTTACGTGAGGAACCGGTTACGGAGGGAACTTTTTCCATGGGTGGAAAGGAATCTCCGACTCCCCGCACGACGCTCTCTTTTGCGTTTTGCCCAGATTCAACAGGAACTGGTGGATTGGTTGGATGTGGTTGTGGCTCCCCATGTGGAAAATCCAGTTTTGAATGTGGCTACGCTTCGGGCTTTGCCGGTTGCGGTGGCCCGCCACTTGGTGTTTCGGTGGCTCCAATCCCGGGGCGTCCATGACATCGGTTTTGACGAGGTTGAAGGAGTGCGGCATCTGGCGGATCCGGGAGCCGCGTCGCGTTGCAATCTTCCTTGCGGGTGGCACGCTCGGCGTCGGGCAGGAAACATTGTTGTAGAAACCCGATGA
- a CDS encoding pseudouridine synthase, whose translation MRLNQYLARAGLGSRRFCEELIRAGRVEVNGRVVRELHIRVGPAEEVKLDGRTVRPCPRWVVLLHKPRGYLCTSRDPQGRKTIFELLPPDLPRLFYVGRLDRQSEGLVLLTNDGILAQAISRPRFKIPKRYQVWVDRPIGDAERRLLCQGIILEGRLCRCAEVRQRGDRQLEIVLEEGAKRQIRRMLEKLGYRVKRLIRTHIGGFSLRGLPPGAWRKVSPEELQRALNLGCVGALRAEPSTGPGPWALSYPLGYGENGSAK comes from the coding sequence ATGAGACTGAACCAGTACCTTGCACGTGCAGGATTAGGATCCCGGCGCTTTTGCGAAGAGCTCATCCGGGCGGGGCGCGTGGAAGTAAATGGCAGGGTCGTCCGGGAGCTGCACATTCGAGTCGGCCCTGCGGAGGAAGTCAAGCTTGATGGACGAACCGTGCGGCCTTGTCCTCGATGGGTCGTTCTCCTTCATAAACCTCGGGGTTACCTCTGTACGAGCCGGGATCCGCAAGGGAGAAAAACGATCTTTGAGCTTTTGCCTCCCGATCTTCCTCGGCTCTTTTATGTCGGAAGGTTGGATCGCCAAAGTGAGGGACTAGTACTTTTGACCAACGATGGGATCTTGGCGCAGGCGATCAGCCGACCCCGATTCAAGATCCCCAAACGATACCAGGTCTGGGTGGACCGGCCGATCGGAGACGCTGAACGACGCTTGTTGTGCCAGGGGATTATTCTGGAGGGACGGCTCTGCCGGTGTGCCGAGGTTCGGCAGCGGGGGGATCGCCAGTTGGAGATCGTTCTAGAGGAAGGAGCTAAGCGCCAGATCCGGCGCATGCTCGAGAAGCTCGGATACCGGGTCAAGAGGTTGATCCGGACACATATTGGAGGGTTCTCCCTTCGCGGTTTGCCCCCGGGGGCTTGGAGAAAAGTCTCGCCGGAGGAACTCCAAAGGGCGCTCAATTTAGGCTGCGTAGGAGCCTTACGAGCTGAACCCTCGACCGGGCCTGGCCCGTGGGCGTTGTCCTATCCCTTGGGCTATGGGGAGAATGGGTCGGCTAAGTAG
- the argH gene encoding argininosuccinate lyase: MGEDSEKLASSGGPKPLWGGRFTEKPHPLFLQFTQSVSYDRRLYRQEITVWRAYAQMLESVGLLTGEERAEIFQGLDEIEREIEQGSFPWSLEREDLHMNLEAELTRKTKAASKLHAGRSRNDLVATTTRLWVKETIGSVLSRIRGLQKSLVGLGMRYKDLLLPGYTHLQRAQPVLLAHHLLAYVEMLERDARRLQDCLMGTDVLPLGSGALAGSTLPLDRKLLARLLGFREIARNSMDAVSDRDYVVEFCSACVLLGVHLSRLAEDLILWSSAEFGFLRLPEGFTSGSSLMPQKRNPDVLELVRGKSGRLLGNLVALVTMLKGLPMTYNRDMQEDKERLFDTADTVLGSLQVLALMLDGAEIDRNQCERAASDPSLLATDLVEWLVVIHGVPFRHAHGMIGKLVALAEQRGISLADLPVEVGKEACPFWGPPMRELLESKKSLFRRQTVGAPHPKSVEAELTRWQKRLGRAERPSQKSDEG; encoded by the coding sequence ATGGGTGAAGACTCCGAGAAGCTCGCGTCCAGTGGCGGGCCAAAGCCGCTATGGGGGGGACGTTTTACCGAAAAACCCCATCCTTTGTTTTTGCAATTTACCCAGTCTGTCAGCTATGACCGGCGGCTTTACCGGCAGGAGATAACCGTGTGGCGCGCCTACGCTCAGATGCTCGAAAGCGTTGGACTTCTCACGGGAGAGGAGCGTGCCGAAATCTTCCAAGGCCTGGACGAGATCGAAAGGGAGATCGAACAAGGGAGCTTTCCGTGGTCGCTCGAAAGGGAAGATCTCCATATGAATCTCGAAGCCGAGCTAACCCGCAAGACAAAAGCCGCCTCCAAGCTTCATGCCGGAAGGAGCCGGAACGATCTTGTCGCAACAACAACGCGTCTATGGGTTAAGGAGACCATTGGTAGTGTTCTTAGTCGAATCAGGGGTTTGCAGAAAAGCCTTGTGGGGCTGGGCATGCGATACAAGGATCTCCTTCTGCCCGGCTATACGCATCTCCAGCGGGCTCAACCCGTTCTTTTGGCCCACCATCTTTTGGCCTACGTGGAGATGTTGGAGAGGGATGCCCGCCGGCTACAGGACTGTCTTATGGGAACGGATGTGCTCCCGCTTGGCAGTGGCGCCCTTGCAGGGAGCACGCTCCCTTTGGATCGGAAGCTTTTGGCCCGGCTTTTAGGCTTTCGGGAGATTGCTCGCAACTCGATGGATGCCGTAAGTGACCGGGACTACGTGGTGGAGTTTTGCAGCGCCTGCGTGCTTTTGGGGGTTCATCTTTCGCGCCTGGCGGAGGATCTGATTCTTTGGTCAAGCGCTGAATTTGGTTTCCTCCGGCTACCGGAGGGCTTTACGAGCGGATCCAGCCTTATGCCCCAAAAGCGAAACCCAGACGTCCTGGAACTGGTCCGGGGCAAATCGGGGCGACTTCTGGGCAACCTCGTGGCACTGGTAACGATGCTCAAGGGATTGCCCATGACCTACAATCGGGACATGCAGGAGGATAAGGAACGGCTTTTTGACACAGCCGATACGGTGCTTGGCTCGTTGCAAGTTTTGGCCCTGATGCTCGACGGTGCCGAAATCGATCGCAACCAGTGTGAGCGAGCCGCGTCGGATCCCTCGCTTTTGGCCACCGACTTAGTGGAATGGCTTGTAGTGATTCATGGAGTCCCATTTCGACATGCTCATGGGATGATCGGAAAGCTCGTTGCCCTTGCCGAGCAAAGGGGGATTTCGCTCGCAGACCTCCCGGTGGAGGTGGGAAAGGAAGCTTGCCCTTTTTGGGGCCCCCCGATGCGAGAGCTCCTGGAAAGTAAAAAAAGCCTATTTCGTCGCCAGACGGTAGGTGCTCCTCATCCCAAAAGCGTGGAAGCGGAGCTTACGCGGTGGCAGAAACGACTGGGCCGCGCGGAGCGTCCATCCCAAAAGTCCGACGAGGGCTAG
- a CDS encoding cytochrome c biogenesis protein has translation MRLCRWILLSIVGLFFLLPLGIGRGEPLAHGKDFALLAVQHRGRKKPFPTFAYEMALEICGKPRMALQEGTVDFLDLTLGLWLVPERWKDRPVILVESAQLRKILGLNPQERYVAFSSLSQNPQLRKLVPALLGPAQGSVESLAGVPKRELEALWKRLETYEALQSGRSVAIIPDPRSPRGSWVPLEEAIRYYPSERLQALLASYQMLRSGFLAGDQRQVEEGGKQLARECLGLAPDFYPDKEVLVFEYEYMHLDPWRWAAVAYGAAAVTLLLTARWKEQVGYRVGYLLVQIGLLSQLYGFVARVILAGRPPVANMYESILWVTFGVVLLALLLDAFYHSRYVLLGALPFSCVGLFVADTQPALFDPTIQPLVPVLRNNFWLIAHVLTITLGYAAFALAMGLGHIYLWRFIRRRLPGTEDPMLQTYIYRTLQIGVLLLATGTVMGAVWANYSWGRFWDWDPKETWALITLLCYLVVLHGRLLGWWSGFGLAIGSLVGFLCVLMAWYGVNFVLGKGLHSYGFGSGGLPYALAFGVVELSLAGFALYRRLAASNTGSAIPASGALSRPATKG, from the coding sequence ATGCGTCTTTGTCGATGGATTCTCCTCTCGATTGTCGGCCTATTCTTTCTTTTGCCCCTTGGGATTGGACGAGGCGAGCCATTAGCTCATGGGAAAGACTTTGCGCTTCTCGCCGTGCAACATCGAGGTAGAAAAAAACCCTTTCCTACCTTTGCCTATGAAATGGCCCTCGAAATCTGTGGCAAACCCCGGATGGCCCTACAGGAGGGAACGGTAGATTTTCTTGACCTAACCCTTGGCCTATGGCTTGTGCCAGAACGATGGAAAGACCGCCCGGTGATCCTCGTGGAATCGGCCCAGTTGCGGAAGATCCTCGGTTTGAATCCCCAAGAGCGATATGTTGCCTTTTCGTCCCTTTCCCAAAACCCGCAACTGCGCAAACTTGTTCCGGCCTTGCTGGGACCGGCACAAGGCTCGGTTGAGTCGCTTGCCGGTGTGCCAAAGCGGGAACTGGAAGCTCTTTGGAAGCGATTGGAGACCTATGAAGCCCTTCAGAGCGGCCGCTCGGTGGCTATCATCCCAGATCCTCGCTCTCCCCGTGGCTCATGGGTCCCGTTAGAGGAAGCGATTCGCTATTACCCCTCAGAGCGACTGCAAGCGCTTTTGGCAAGCTACCAGATGCTCCGGTCCGGGTTCCTTGCCGGCGACCAGCGGCAAGTCGAAGAGGGGGGGAAACAACTCGCACGTGAATGCCTGGGACTGGCGCCTGACTTTTATCCTGACAAAGAAGTCCTGGTCTTTGAATACGAGTATATGCATCTGGACCCGTGGAGATGGGCGGCCGTTGCGTACGGAGCTGCAGCCGTGACGCTTTTGCTTACTGCACGATGGAAAGAACAGGTGGGATATCGCGTGGGCTACCTTCTGGTTCAGATTGGTCTTTTAAGCCAGCTGTACGGTTTTGTCGCTCGGGTGATTCTGGCTGGCAGACCTCCGGTCGCCAACATGTACGAAAGTATTCTCTGGGTAACGTTCGGGGTGGTTTTACTAGCGCTTTTGCTCGACGCCTTTTATCACTCCCGCTACGTGCTCCTTGGTGCATTACCGTTTTCCTGTGTGGGATTGTTTGTCGCAGATACCCAGCCGGCTCTTTTTGATCCCACCATCCAACCGCTCGTACCCGTGTTGCGGAATAATTTTTGGCTGATCGCTCACGTCCTTACCATCACCCTCGGGTATGCTGCCTTTGCCTTGGCCATGGGGCTCGGGCACATTTACCTTTGGCGTTTCATTCGCAGGCGACTCCCGGGAACCGAGGATCCCATGCTCCAGACCTACATTTACCGAACGCTCCAGATCGGCGTACTCCTGCTAGCCACAGGTACCGTGATGGGAGCCGTTTGGGCGAACTACTCCTGGGGGAGATTCTGGGACTGGGACCCCAAGGAGACATGGGCACTCATTACGCTGCTCTGTTACCTGGTCGTTCTTCATGGACGGTTGCTAGGATGGTGGTCCGGATTTGGATTGGCGATTGGGTCGCTCGTGGGTTTCCTTTGCGTGCTTATGGCCTGGTACGGAGTGAATTTTGTCCTCGGCAAAGGATTGCATAGTTACGGCTTTGGGTCCGGAGGTCTTCCCTATGCGCTTGCGTTTGGCGTTGTGGAACTCTCGCTGGCGGGGTTCGCGCTCTACCGGCGGCTTGCCGCCTCAAACACCGGCTCGGCGATTCCCGCTTCCGGGGCTCTTTCACGTCCTGCAACCAAGGGATAA
- a CDS encoding bifunctional 3,4-dihydroxy-2-butanone-4-phosphate synthase/GTP cyclohydrolase II, with translation MEPIPTEIRFNSIEEALEELRKGKLVIVVDDEQRENEGDFVGAAELCTPEMINFMARYGRGLICAAISEERARELDLPWMVQPHENTALHGTPFTVSVDYIVGTTTGISALDRARTVRALADPKARREDFCRPGHVFPLRAREGGVLRRAGHTEAAVDLARLAGLYPAGVLVEIMNEDGTMARVPELGEVARRFGLAIITIKDLIAYRLRRESLVEKLLTVSLPTTWGEFELVAFEDRITQEEHLALVCGRWDPDEAILVRVHSQCVTGDVFHSLRCDCGMQLERALERIAKEGKGVLVYLRQEGRGIGLRNKLKAYRLQEEQGLDTVEANLALSLAPDNRDYGIGCQILRALGVRRMRLLTNNPVKRIGLSGYGLEIVERVPIYGTITPHNRHYLKTKATKLGHLFPAWLFQGEIQEHGPGETRDGSS, from the coding sequence TTGGAACCCATCCCCACGGAGATCCGGTTTAACTCGATCGAAGAGGCTCTGGAGGAGCTTCGGAAGGGGAAGCTTGTCATCGTTGTCGATGACGAGCAAAGAGAGAACGAAGGCGATTTTGTGGGGGCTGCAGAGCTTTGCACTCCTGAAATGATCAACTTTATGGCGCGTTACGGCCGCGGACTCATTTGTGCGGCCATTTCCGAGGAGCGTGCAAGAGAGCTTGACCTCCCATGGATGGTCCAGCCCCACGAAAACACGGCCCTGCATGGGACGCCGTTTACGGTTTCGGTTGATTACATAGTAGGGACGACCACCGGAATTTCGGCGCTTGACCGTGCGCGAACGGTTCGCGCGCTGGCGGATCCAAAGGCCCGCCGGGAGGATTTTTGTCGGCCCGGCCACGTGTTTCCCTTGCGTGCTCGGGAAGGGGGGGTGCTGCGCAGGGCCGGCCATACAGAGGCAGCGGTAGATCTGGCTCGTTTAGCTGGATTATATCCGGCGGGGGTGCTTGTTGAGATTATGAACGAGGATGGGACGATGGCTCGGGTGCCCGAACTTGGGGAAGTCGCTCGTCGATTTGGGCTTGCGATTATTACCATCAAAGACTTAATCGCGTATCGGCTCCGTCGGGAGAGTTTGGTCGAAAAGCTCCTTACCGTATCTCTCCCCACCACATGGGGCGAGTTTGAACTGGTGGCCTTTGAGGATCGGATTACCCAAGAGGAGCACCTAGCGCTGGTCTGTGGCCGATGGGATCCCGACGAGGCCATCCTGGTTCGGGTCCATTCCCAGTGTGTAACAGGCGATGTCTTTCATTCTCTGCGGTGTGATTGCGGGATGCAACTGGAACGGGCGCTTGAGCGGATTGCCAAGGAAGGCAAAGGAGTACTTGTCTACCTTCGGCAGGAAGGGCGTGGCATTGGTTTACGGAACAAGCTTAAGGCTTACCGCTTGCAAGAGGAGCAGGGCCTGGACACGGTAGAAGCTAATCTGGCCCTTTCGCTGGCACCGGATAATCGGGATTACGGGATTGGCTGCCAAATTCTGCGGGCTTTGGGAGTGCGGAGGATGCGGTTGCTGACGAATAATCCGGTGAAACGGATCGGTCTTTCGGGCTACGGGCTAGAAATCGTGGAACGCGTTCCCATCTACGGAACGATTACACCGCATAATCGGCATTATCTCAAAACCAAGGCGACCAAACTGGGGCATCTTTTCCCTGCCTGGCTATTCCAGGGCGAAATCCAGGAGCATGGCCCGGGGGAAACGAGAGATGGGTCAAGCTAG